One Brassica napus cultivar Da-Ae chromosome C2, Da-Ae, whole genome shotgun sequence DNA window includes the following coding sequences:
- the LOC106405253 gene encoding heavy metal-associated isoprenylated plant protein 7, with the protein MGEEEKKQEAPEEKKMEEKKPEEEKKEEGKKVEADEKKGEDSEKKTQEGEATKDAKEDSPLAAPEAPAPPPPPQEIVLKVYMHCEGCARKVRRCLKGFEGVEDVMTDCKAGKVVVKGEKADPLKILARVQRKTHREVVLLSPIPPPSQPPEKKAEEEKPKVEEKKVEPPVVVTVVLKVHMHCEACATEIKKRIMRMKGVESAESDLKASQVTVKGVFEPQKLVEYVYKRTGKHAAVMKIDPPPPPPPEEAAAAAEAEKNEERKGENGGGESKGEEGKDEKAKTDEEKKEGDGSKGEAGENGGGGEEEAKVVEVKKIENPYFYYHYQPPRVAMPPYAYPHSYPPHAYPPQAYPPHAYPPNAYPPHAYPPNAYPPQIFSDENPNACSIM; encoded by the exons AGAAGATTCTGAAAAGAAAACTCAAGAAGGAGAAGCTACTAAAGATGCCAAAGAGGATTCTCCTCTGGCGGCACCGGAGGCTCCAGCGCCACCTCCACCGCCGCAAGAGATTGTCCTTAAAGTTTACATGCACTGTGAAGGCTGTGCTAGAAAAGTCCGCCGTTGCCTCAAAGGCTTCGAAG GAGTGGAAGATGTGATGACTGACTGTAAAGCGGGTAAAGTGGTGGTGAAGGGAGAAAAAGCTGACCCATTGAAAATCTTAGCCAGAGTTCAAAGGAAGACCCACCGTGAAGTGGTGCTTCTTTCTCCTATTCCTCCGCCATCTCAGCCGCCGGAGAAGAAAGCAGAGGAGGAGAAGCCCAAAGTGGAAGAGAAGAAAGTGGAG CCTCCCGTAGTAGTTACGGTGGTCCTCAAGGTTCACATGCATTGCGAAGCTTGTGCGACGGAGATCAAGAAACGGATCATGAGAATGAAAG GAGTGGAATCTGCTGAATCCGATTTGAAAGCTTCTCAAGTGACGGTGAAAGGAGTGTTCGAACCGCAAAAGCTCGTAGAATACGTTTACAAGCGTACTGGAAAACATGCTGCAGTTATGAAAATTGACCCACCACCTCCGCCGCCACCTGAGGAAGCTGCTGCCGCCGCGGAAGCAGAGAAGAATgaagaaagaaaaggagaaaatggCGGTGGAGAGTCCAAAGGCGAGGAAGGGAAGGACGAGAAAGCAAAGActgatgaagagaagaaagaaggtgACGGCAGCAAAGGTGAAGCGGGGGAGAATGGCGGTGGTGGGGAGGAAGAGGCAAAAGTTGTGGAGGTGAAGAAGATAGAGAATCCATATTTCTACTATCATTATCAGCCGCCGCGTGTGGCAATGCCGCCTTATGCCTATCCTCATTCCTATCCACCCCATGCATATCCTCCTCAAGCATATCCTCCCCATGCATATCCTCCTAATGCATATCCTCCTCATGCATATCCTCCTAATGCATATCCCCCTCAGATATTCAGCGACGAGAATCCAAACGCATGTTCCATAATGTAA